Sequence from the Egibacter rhizosphaerae genome:
CTCGCCGATGCCGCGGGGGTGGAGCGCTGGCTCCGACCCGCGCCTCGCCGCGTGGGTGCCGGCACCGGGCGAGCGACCGGCGGGTCCGCCGCGGCGGCGTGTGTGGGGGACCCCTTCGTCGATGAACGCCCCTGGCGAGGCCTGCGCCGCGAGATGCCGCTGGCCGGGAAATACGCCTGGGAGCTGGTCCGCGCCTTGGCGGTCCCGATGGCGGTGGCCGTGGCGATCGCCGCGACCATCGTCGGCTTCGTCCCCGACCAGCTCGTCGCTCGACTGGCGGGACCGGACAACCCGCTGGCGGTCCCCGCGGCCGCCGTCCTGGGAGCCCCCTTCTACGTCTCCACCGAGGCGTTCCTGCCGATCGCGTCCGCGCTTCACACCAACGGGATGGGGCTGGGCGCTGCGTTCGCCCTGGTGATCTCCGCCGCTGGCATCAATCTTCCGGAGCTCGCGCTCCTCGCCAGGACCATGCGTCCCCGGCTCCTGTTCGCGTACGCCGCAGCTGTGGTCGGCGCGGCGATGTTCGCGGGCTATCTCGTCCCGCTCGTCGCTTGACTGCCAGCCCGCGGAGCCGATCCCGGCTGCTCGCCCCCACGGACTCTCCGCTCTCGTGTGTCCGGGGTCGGAGGTGAGTGCGCGGTGAAGACCCGCAACCGTTCCCGGGTGGCCGACGCCCACCGGTGGACCGCGAGGTGTGGACGAGTCGGCGCGTCCCACGTGCCGAACCGTCCACGCGCGACTCTGTGAGGGCCAGTCGTCCTCGGGGTGTGGACACGGCCGTCGGGAGGAACCGGTGGTTTGCTCCACACCTCGGTGGAGGCCGCGGCCGTCGGGGCCGGGTGTGGACCACACCGGTGGAAGAGGGGGGCCGTCGTGTCCACACCTGTCGGCTCAACGCGTGTCAGTCGAGCCGCATCGTGCGGTTGACGACGTCGTAGGCGACCTCGGCGAGGGACCGCTGCTGTTCGCCCGCGAAGGCGCGGAGTCGCCTGGCCGCTTCGGTGATAGACACGTCGAGTTGGGAGGAGACCATGCCGGTGGCCTGCTCGATCGCGGCGCGGTCACCGGAGAGATCAGCGATCTGGGCCGGCAGCGATCCCGGTTCGGCCTGCGCCTGCATGGCGAGGACTTGGCGGGCGATCATCGCGGCGAGCAGGCGGGCGTCGTCGGCCTGGTCGTCGTCGAGCCCGCCGGGTGTGTCGCGGTACAGGTTCAGCGCACCGAGCGCAGTGTCGTCGAGTTGCAGGGGGAAGCTGAACAGCGCCTGCATGCCCGCGTCCAGTGCCGCGCGGGCGAGCACCGGCCATACCCGCGCGCCTCGGCCGGCGAGGTCGGGCTCGAGCACGGGCCGGCCGAGGGTGTAGGCGTCGATGCACGGTCCCTCCGCGGCGGCGTTCTGCAACTCCTCGAGTGAGGAGATGCGCTCGTCGGTCGCGTGGATGGTGCCCTGGTGGACGCGATCGGACATCAACATGACGCCGGCACCGGTCACGGGCAACAGGTCCACGGCCGCCCGGCACGCGGCTTGCAGGCGGCCGAACGGACGCGCGTCGCCGTCATGGCTGGCCACCAGGGCGTAGATGCGATCGAGGCGGTCAGGCTCGTCGGGGACACCGGAGCCGTCCAAGTGCCGGTCGGGTCCACGGCCAGCGCCGTCACTCACGTGCGGGTTCCAGTTCCTCGACCTGTACTCCGCCCTGGAAACACTCGACGCTCGGCCCCTGTTGGCGGGCCAACTCGTGCAGCTCCATCAGCCGCGCAGGCTCGTCCGTGGAGGCCAGGAGCTGCAGCTCGCCTCGACGGTTGGACAGCATCACGCCGCCGGCTTCGGCTTCCAGCACGTTGGCGGATCGATGGAGCAGTAGGTCGAGGTGCTCCAGCAGGTCGTATTCCGAGACCAGCGTATCCGCCAGTTGGATGAGCGTGGCCGACACCGCGGCCTGTCGGTCCGTTGCCGTCATCCGACCTGCTCCGGGACGGAGGACTGCCGGCCTGGTCCCGCCAACGCTCGGCGTGCTCGCGACCCGACCACACCTTCGAATGTCTGTAGTGCAACACATCGCCCCTGGGAGGGAGTCGGGGAGCTTCCGGCTGGGTGTCGATCCCGGGCCGGTGGCCCAACGAACGAGGAGCGCAATCCGAGAGGGGAGCCTCTCCAGGTACTCGGTGCACCGGGTATCCGGGCAACGCACCGTCCGCAATGTCTGGAGACGGACTCGACGGGTCCGACCGTAGCCGAGACGTGACTACGGGACCTATTACGTACAATC
This genomic interval carries:
- a CDS encoding permease; translated protein: MTLNMRGLAAEFGLLFVELLVMLAVVSTVLALAVRCTGLGRLQRWLGGSARSAALKGLGLGFIVPFCTYSAIPMLVGMVDARVRTATWGAFLLAAPLLDPIVLAVLIILFGWQATVGYTAFIAAAVVVLALLADAAGVERWLRPAPRRVGAGTGRATGGSAAAACVGDPFVDERPWRGLRREMPLAGKYAWELVRALAVPMAVAVAIAATIVGFVPDQLVARLAGPDNPLAVPAAAVLGAPFYVSTEAFLPIASALHTNGMGLGAAFALVISAAGINLPELALLARTMRPRLLFAYAAAVVGAAMFAGYLVPLVA
- a CDS encoding GAF and ANTAR domain-containing protein, with amino-acid sequence MSDGAGRGPDRHLDGSGVPDEPDRLDRIYALVASHDGDARPFGRLQAACRAAVDLLPVTGAGVMLMSDRVHQGTIHATDERISSLEELQNAAAEGPCIDAYTLGRPVLEPDLAGRGARVWPVLARAALDAGMQALFSFPLQLDDTALGALNLYRDTPGGLDDDQADDARLLAAMIARQVLAMQAQAEPGSLPAQIADLSGDRAAIEQATGMVSSQLDVSITEAARRLRAFAGEQQRSLAEVAYDVVNRTMRLD